The Bdellovibrionales bacterium genome has a window encoding:
- the rfbA gene encoding glucose-1-phosphate thymidylyltransferase RfbA has translation MKGIILAGGSGSRLFPSSACISKQLLPVYDKPTIYYPLSVLMLAGIQDIMIISTPRDLPLIESLLGSGEQFGLKISYKVQPKPEGIAQAFILAEDFIARSPVCLILGDNVFFGHDVTKQVMDAAKLTDGASVFAYQVQDPERYGVVEMDAAGKAISIEEKPKKPKTNYAVTGLYFYDGNVTSYAKDLKPSARGELEITELNRVYMEKNKLNVQIFGRGVAWLDTGTHESLLESSMFVQTIEKRQGLKIACLEEIALHKKFITKEQLRETVKNYPDSTYGIYVKKLAENTK, from the coding sequence ATGAAAGGCATCATCCTAGCTGGAGGCAGTGGTAGCCGCTTGTTTCCCTCTTCCGCCTGCATCAGCAAACAACTTTTGCCAGTCTACGATAAACCCACCATTTATTATCCTCTCTCGGTGTTAATGCTTGCGGGCATTCAAGACATCATGATCATCAGCACACCTCGTGATCTCCCTCTGATCGAAAGCCTTTTGGGATCGGGAGAACAATTCGGCCTCAAGATCTCTTACAAAGTTCAACCTAAACCCGAAGGGATCGCACAAGCGTTTATATTGGCCGAGGATTTTATTGCTCGCTCCCCCGTATGTTTAATCCTGGGAGATAATGTCTTTTTTGGGCATGACGTCACTAAGCAAGTGATGGACGCCGCGAAACTGACCGATGGTGCTTCCGTCTTCGCTTATCAAGTTCAGGATCCAGAGCGATATGGCGTGGTTGAAATGGATGCGGCTGGAAAAGCGATTTCCATCGAGGAAAAACCAAAAAAACCGAAAACTAACTATGCCGTCACCGGGCTTTATTTTTACGACGGGAATGTTACAAGTTACGCAAAAGATTTAAAACCTTCAGCGCGCGGTGAGCTTGAGATCACAGAGCTGAATCGGGTGTACATGGAAAAAAATAAACTCAACGTTCAAATTTTTGGCCGCGGCGTGGCCTGGCTTGATACTGGGACCCACGAATCTCTCCTCGAAAGCTCTATGTTCGTACAGACGATCGAAAAGCGCCAGGGGTTAAAAATTGCGTGTCTCGAAGAAATTGCTCTTCATAAAAAGTTTATCACCAAAGAGCAATTGCGTGAGACGGTTAAAAATTATCCCGATAGCACTTACGGAATTTACGTCAAAAAACTCGCGGAAAACACAAAATGA
- the rfbD gene encoding dTDP-4-dehydrorhamnose reductase, protein MILVFGENGQLARSLQLLRPDYHFAGSKFFNLEHTSDISAFLDQRRPKIIINASAYTAVDKAENEEKLAQTINTFAPAAMAQWCAENNAVLFHVSTDYVFDGNQPEAYSESAAPHPINAYGRTKLAGEEAIQKTGCAHFIFRTSWVYGPFGNNFLKTMLRLGQERETLNIVSDQRGAPTYSVEFASHLIKILETLDIKNQKYWGIYNLCGNQDVTWHEFAQNIFSEARALEIPLKVQNVNPISSSQYPTPAKRPLNSRLSLQKIKSLVPLEFASLNTNIQDCLRRIYGH, encoded by the coding sequence ATGATTTTAGTTTTCGGCGAAAATGGTCAGCTCGCTCGGTCGCTTCAATTATTGCGGCCCGATTACCACTTTGCCGGGAGCAAATTTTTTAACCTCGAGCACACGTCCGATATCTCCGCATTTCTCGATCAGCGGCGCCCCAAAATCATTATTAATGCCTCGGCCTACACCGCGGTCGACAAAGCCGAAAACGAAGAAAAACTCGCGCAGACAATAAATACTTTCGCCCCCGCCGCGATGGCCCAATGGTGTGCGGAGAACAATGCCGTGCTTTTTCATGTGTCTACAGATTACGTTTTCGACGGGAATCAGCCTGAGGCCTACAGTGAGTCCGCGGCCCCCCACCCTATCAACGCTTACGGACGAACCAAGCTCGCTGGCGAAGAGGCCATACAAAAAACAGGCTGTGCTCATTTTATTTTTAGAACGTCTTGGGTGTATGGACCTTTCGGAAATAATTTTTTAAAAACAATGCTCCGATTGGGACAGGAGCGCGAAACTCTCAATATTGTCTCGGATCAGCGGGGCGCTCCGACGTATTCGGTGGAGTTCGCAAGCCACTTAATAAAAATCCTCGAAACTTTAGACATCAAGAATCAAAAGTATTGGGGAATCTACAATCTTTGCGGAAACCAGGATGTCACCTGGCATGAGTTCGCTCAGAATATATTTTCCGAAGCTCGAGCTTTAGAGATTCCCCTCAAAGTTCAAAACGTAAATCCGATCAGTAGTTCTCAATATCCGACACCAGCAAAAAGACCTCTCAATTCCCGACTATCGCTCCAGAAGATAAAATCTTTAGTTCCACTGGAATTTGCGTCTCTCAATACTAACATCCAAGATTGCTTACGGAGAATTTATGGACATTAA
- the rfbC gene encoding dTDP-4-dehydrorhamnose 3,5-epimerase — MDIKTFDIEGLKLFTIRKFQDDRGYFMERYNSNEFTKHGVQIHFVQDNHSYSHPRVLRGLHYQWEPAQTKLVTCLKGKIYDVAVDIRQGSKTYGKHVSCILDSENPQWFLIPPGFAHGFCVLGDQPAEVVYKVDAFWGAKGEGAIHFADRELDIQWPVKDPIVNGKDAGAQSFADYSKAPRF; from the coding sequence ATGGACATTAAAACATTCGACATCGAGGGCTTAAAGCTTTTTACCATTAGAAAATTTCAAGATGACCGTGGCTACTTTATGGAGCGATATAATTCGAACGAATTTACCAAACACGGGGTTCAAATTCATTTTGTTCAAGACAACCACTCCTACTCCCACCCTCGAGTGCTTCGAGGATTGCATTATCAATGGGAGCCGGCTCAGACAAAGCTGGTCACTTGCCTTAAGGGTAAGATCTACGACGTGGCCGTGGACATCCGTCAAGGCTCTAAAACCTACGGAAAACATGTCAGTTGCATTTTGGACAGCGAAAACCCTCAGTGGTTTTTGATTCCTCCCGGTTTTGCTCACGGCTTTTGTGTCCTTGGGGATCAACCGGCCGAAGTGGTTTACAAGGTCGATGCCTTTTGGGGAGCTAAGGGCGAAGGAGCTATTCATTTCGCCGACCGAGAATTAGATATTCAGTGGCCCGTGAAAGATCCTATTGTGAACGGAAAAGATGCGGGCGCTCAAAGCTTTGCCGACTATAGCAAAGCCCCAAGATTTTAG